GACGCGCGGCATCGACGTGGGCGCCCATGCCGAGATCGTACGCATGATCAGCCGCCTGCGAGAGGACGGCCTGGCCCTCATCGTCATTTCGTCGGAACTGGACGAGATCGTAAGCTATTCCTCGCGCGTGGTCGTCATGCGGGATCGTTCATTGGTGGCCGAACTTCGCGGAGCCGAGATCAATCCATCGTCTATTGTACGCGCCATTGCAGCGCAGGATGCAGAGGCAGCCGAATGAGAATACCGTCCGTCAAATGCCTACTATCTCCGCAGCTTGTCGCGCTGCTCGGCGTGCTTCTCTTTAACTGGATCGTCTTTCCGGGATTTTTTGACGTCGCATGGAGAGATGGCAGATTTTTCGGCAGCCTTGTTGATGTCATCAATCGGGGTGCACCGGTCGCCATTCTTTCCATCGGCATGACAGCCATCATTGCTACACGCGGAGTCGATCTCTCGGTCGGCGCGGTGATGGCCGTTGCGGGTGCCGTTGCCGCCACCTGTGCGGTAACCGGGCAACCAGTCATCATCATGCTTCTTGCACCTTTGGCGGTCGGAATGCTCTGCGGCCTGTGGAACGGCTTCCTGGTTTCTATCCTGGGCATCCAGCCGTTTGTCGCAACGCTGGTTCTCATGGTTGCGGGCAGAGGTGTTGCCCAATTGATTACCGAGGGTTCGATCGTAACCTTCAACGACCCCGTGCTCATTTTCATCGGGACTGGCTCATTCCTTGGCCTTCCCATGCCAGCAGTGATTGCGATTGCGTTGATGGTGGGCGCTCATCTTCTTGTGCGACGAACAGCCATTGGCCTTTTCATTGAAGCCATCGGTATCAACCGGTCTGCTGCCAATTACACGGCTCTCCGCAGCCGCTCTCTCGTGCTGGCGATTTA
The window above is part of the Rhizobium rhizoryzae genome. Proteins encoded here:
- a CDS encoding ABC transporter permease — translated: MRIPSVKCLLSPQLVALLGVLLFNWIVFPGFFDVAWRDGRFFGSLVDVINRGAPVAILSIGMTAIIATRGVDLSVGAVMAVAGAVAATCAVTGQPVIIMLLAPLAVGMLCGLWNGFLVSILGIQPFVATLVLMVAGRGVAQLITEGSIVTFNDPVLIFIGTGSFLGLPMPAVIAIALMVGAHLLVRRTAIGLFIEAIGINRSAANYTALRSRSLVLAIYAFGGVCAAIAGTIAAGDIRGADANNTGLWLELDAILAVVIGGTSLMGGRFSIPLSVVGALIIQAMNTGILVSGFPPEFNLIVKAGLIIIILVLQSAKLAPALDRIFKQRPVQPSIQTSEKTG